Within the Pseudarthrobacter sp. W1I19 genome, the region GCAGAAGCAGCGGGTGGTCATCGCTGCGGCGCTGGCATTGAACCCTGGCCTGATCGTGGCTGATGAACCCACCACTGCCCTGGATGTCACGGTCCAGGCCGAGATCCTGGAGCTCCTGCGGGACCTGCGCGACAAATACGGTACATCCATCGTGCTGATCACACACAACATGGGAGTGGTGGCGGACCTCGCCGACCGTGTGGTGGTGATGTACCAGGGTGACGTGGTTGAGGAAGCGCCGGCGCGCACCCTGTTTGCCGAACCCCGGGAGGATTACACCCGGAAGCTCCTGGCGGCGGTGCCGCACCTGGGGCACAATTCGGCGTCGGAGGGACTGACCACCCGGGCCCACCAGGATGAGGACATCCTGGTGGAAGCCACCGACCTGACCATCGAATATCCGGGCCGGTTGGGAACACCGGCATTCAAAGCCGTGGACGGTGTCAGCTTCACCTTGTCCCGGGGCGAGGTTTTCGGGCTGGTGGGGGAATCCGGCTCCGGAAAGACCACCATCGGCCGGGCCATTGCAGGGCTGAACCGGACCACGGGCGGCAGCCTGAAAGTGCTGGGCTACGAAATGCTCAACCTCCGGGAGCGGACCTTCAAACCGCTCCGCAAGGACATCGGCTTCGTGTTCCAGGACCCCGCCGCATCTTTCAACCCGCAACTGACTATCGGCGAATGCATCGCCGAACCGATGGTCATCCACACCAGGCCCAGCCCGGCGCAGGCGCGCAAACGCGTTGGAGAGCTGCTGGAATCAGTCCAGTTGCCGGCGTCGTACGCGGGACGCTACCCGCACGAACTTTCGGGCGGCCAGCGCCAGCGGGCATCACTGGCGCGGGCGCTGAGCCTCAACCCGCGGCTGCTCATTGCTGATGAGCCGACGTCGGCCCTGGACGTTTCGGTGCAGGCGAAGGTTCTGGAGCTCTTCCGGGACATTCAGCAGGAGTTCGGCTTTGCCTGCCTGTTCATCAGCCACGACCTGGCGGTAGTGGACATCCTGTCCCAGTGGGTGGGTGTGCTGTACAAGGGCAGGCTGGTGGAACAGGGCATCGGCAGCCAGGTGATGGGGAACCCGCAGCACGACTACACGCGGCGGCTCATCGCATCCCTGCCGGTTCCCGACCCCCAGGAACAGGCGAAGCGGCGCGAAGAAAACAGGGCGCTGCTCGGCATCTGAGACCTCATCAGCTGAAAGTGCCGGTGCCGGCGCAATGCCGGCACCGGCGCCACCCGGTTGATTGCTTCGGCTGCCCATAGACTTGAACCATGACGCAGCACAACCCTCACGCTCCTGACTCCGACGACTACGATCCCTCAGCCAGCTCATTGGCCGGCCAGGTGGACAAGTCGGTGATGGCTGAACTGCTGTCCATCCGTTCCAGCATCGACAATATCGACGCCACGCTGGTCTATCTCCTGGCTGAGCGCTTCAAGGCAACCCAGAAGGTGGGTTTCCTGAAGGCCGCCCACCGGCTGCCCGCCGGTGACCCCGGCCGCGAGGCCGCCCAGATTGCCAGGTTGCGCACGCTGGCCGAAGACGCGCACCTGGACCCCGCGTTCGCGGAGAAGTTCCTGAACTTCATCATCGGTGAGGTCATCCGGCATCACGAGGCGATCGCCGAAGACCACGAGGCCGCCTCCGGACAGCACCCGCAGGCATCAGCGCTCGCGTGACCAGGCAACGGCACGAATCCGGCACGTTAACCGGCTCGGATGCGGCACCGCCGCAGGAGGTGACGGCCACCGGGCTGGGCCCCTGGCCGGGCGAGGACCCACTGGAAGCAGCCAGAATCATCCGCGGTGAACTGGGCAGCCCGCACCTTCCATTCCTCGCCGAACTCCCGGACCGGGGCGTCGGTTCAGATGCCCTGGGGCGGACGGCCACCCTGCTGGAAGAACTCGCCGTCGACGTTCAGCCCTACGGTTGGCGCCTCGTGGACCGGCCCGGCAAGGACTTCCGCCGCGCTGCCTCTGCCCTCGCCACCGATATCAACGTCCTCGCCGATGTGGCCGGTGCGGAGGACAAGCCGGCTGCCGGGATCAAAGTGCAGCTGGTAGGGCCGCTCAGCCTGGCGGCCGGCCTTCACCTGCACAACGGCGAGCGCGCCCTGATCGACTATGGTGCCCGGCGCGACCTTGCCGCCTCACTTGCGGCCGGCGTGGGCCAGTACCTCTCCCGAGTGACGGCAGCCGTTCCGGGTGCCCGGGTGGTGGTCCAGGTTGACGAGCCGGATATCGCGGCGGTACTGGCCGGCACCATTCCCACCTCCAGCGGCTACCGCACCTTGCGGGCGGTTCCGTCCTCCGAGGCCCGGGAATCATGGCGCGTGGTGCTGGACGCGTTGCGGGATGCCGGCGCCGAGGAGGTGGTGATATCCGTGCCCGAGGTCGAGGCCCCGTTTGAACAGATCCTGGCCGCCGGAGCAGACGGCATCGCCGTTCCGTTAAGGGCACTGACGTCCCGCCAGTGGGAGCAGCTGGCCGGAGCGGCAGAAGCAGGCAAGCGCTTGTGGATCGGGGCATTGGACGTCTCGGGGAAGTCCCTGCCCCGGGTGGCTGACTGTGTTGATGCAGTGTGGCGCCCGTGGCGGCAGCTCGGTCTGTCCCCCGCAGGGATCAGCACCCTCCGCGTCACGCCCTCGTCCGGACTTGCCAGCCGGAGTCCGGCCGACGCAACATCGGTCCTCGGCCGTCTTACCCAAGTGGCGGACGGGCTGAACCAGCTGGCGCAGGGTTAAGGCGTCAGACCCGGTTTTCCCAGCGGTCCGGCTGCGCATAGCGCGGCAGGAAGCTTTGCGCCGAGCTTCCGCTGGTGTAGGGGCGAAGCCTGTAGTCGAAGCTGCCGGCGTACACCAGGACCAGTCCGATGTGGGGCTGGATCACCTTGACCTGGATGCGGTGCTTGCCGCTACTGCCTTCTGCCGGGTCCCACCACTGTTCCGCGTAGGCCTTGGCATCCAGTGCGGCGGGAAGGGGAATTCGCAGGGGGCCAAGAAACAGCCGCGAGGATTCCGACACTCCCCGCAGCCGTCCCTCCGGCGTGACGCTCAGGTTCAGGTCGGTCACCAGGCGCCGGAGCCGGCCCACATAGTCAACCAGCTGGGGCGCGCTTGCCCGGCGGGTCACGCTGGTGGTGTCCTGGAAGATCCGCGTGCGCCCCGGAAACCGGATTTCGCGGCGGGCCGTCAGGCTGGAGCGGCCAAAGGGATCCTGATGGGCGTGGTTCTCAATCCGGAAGGGGATGCCCTCTCCGTACTCCGGAAAGAAGGCTTCCTCACTGCCGGTGAGCCGCAGCAGCGGGCGCAGCCAGTCCTGCCGGCAGCCCACCACATCGAAAATCCCTTCGCCCACGCCGTACCGGCCGGAGCCCGGCGCGAGGGCAAAGTACTCCTGGAGTTCGGGCTGCAGGCGGCCGTAGTCCGCACCGAGGGCCTGCTGGTAAATGGGAACGTTCATAGAGGGACCTCCTCGTGACGGGGCCGGACAGCGGCCTGCTGGATTTTCACAATCTACCTGCCGCCTTGAGCCTGATGTACATGTCGGCCAGCCGGGGCGGCAGCTCCTGCGGTTCTGCGTCCACCACCTCCACACCGTGCTGGCGAAGTTCGGCCGTGACTGCTGCCCGCTGCAGGAGCGCCCGTTCGGCGGCGGCCGCCCGGAAGACACCGGCGGCATTGTCACGCTCCTGCAGCATCAGGCCGAGCTGTGGGTCCCGCACCGCTGCCACCACCACGACATGCTGACGGGCCAGTTGCATCGCGGTGGGGATCAGGCCTTCTTCAGGTGCGCCGCCTTCCAGCGACGTCAGCAGCACCACCAGGGACCGGTGCGCTGACACGGCCCGGACCTGCGCCGGGATTGCGTGCCAGTCCAGCTCGATGAGCTCAGCCTCCAGCGGGGCCATGGCCTGGACCAGCCGGCCGAGGAGGTTCCCCTGGCCCGCTGATCCAGCCCGTGCCCTGGTCCGCCGGTCGAAGGCGAGGAAGTCCACGCGGTCTCCGCCCCGCTCGGCGAGGACACCCAGCAGGAGGGCCGCTTCCATGCCGGTGTCCAGTCGGGGCTCGTCACCGATCCGGGCCGCAGACGTCCGGGAGGTATCCAGCACCATCACCACGCGGCGGTCGCGTTCAGGCCGCCAGGTGCGCACCACCACGGCAGACCGGCGGGCTGTTGCACGCCAGTCGATGGACCGCACATCATCGCCGCGCACGTAATCACGAAGGGAATCGAACTCCGTGCCCGCGCCCCTGATCTGCACGGCAGCCTTGCCGTCCAGTTCCCGCAACTTCCGCAGCTTGGAGGGCAGGTGCTGCCGTGAATGGAACGGCGGCAGGACCCGCAACAGCCCGGGGCGCTCGATGGTCCGCTGGCGGGCTGCGAGCAGCAGCGGCCCGAAGCTGCGGACGGTGACATGCGGGGCTTTGAGGTCTCCGCGGCGGACCGGCCGCAGGCGTACCGCAACCCGTCGGCTCTCACCCGCCGGAACATCAAGATCCTGCAACGGATTCTGGGCCCCGGCGGATGGCTGCCAGGCATCCCGCAGGCTGCCGCGCAGCCGGCGCCCGCCGTCGTTCGTGACAGTCAGTACCGATTCTGCCGTCCCATGCAACGTCACGTTGCCAGGGTCCCGGCGAATAATCCGGATCCGGCGCGGCGAACCGGCCAGGACAAGGTCCAGGGCAGCCAGTGCTAAGAGGCAGCCGGCCACAAGGAAGAACGTTCCCCAGCCGGGAACCAGCAGGACCGGCACCAGGCCCACCAGCACCAGGAGGACAAAACGCCCGGAGATTGCCATCAGCGGGGGACGGGAACGGAAGCCAGGATGCTGCCCAGCACGTCATCCACGCGGACCCCGTCCATCTGCGCTTCCGGCTGCAGCGCCACCCGGTGGCGCAGGCAGGGCAGTGCCAGGGCCTTGACGTCATCAGGGGTGACGTAGCTCCGCCCGGAGAGCCAGGCCCAGGCGCGGGAGGTGTTCAGCAGCGCTGTGGCGCCACGGGGCGAAACGCCAAGCTGGAACGATGGTGCCGAACGCGTGGCCCGGACCAGGTCGACGATATAGCCGATGATTTCAGGTTCCACAGAAACTGTGGCAACGGCTTCCCTGGCGCGTTCCAGATCCGCGGCGCCCGCCACGGCACGGACGCCCGCGGCCGCAAGGTCGCGGGGATCAAAGCCGGCCGCATGCCGCCGGATGATCTCCATCTCGTCGCGGCGCTCCGGAAGCGGCATGGTGAGCTTGAGCAGGAACCGGTCCAGTTGTGCCTCGGGGAGCGGATAGGTTCCCTCGTATTCCACCGGATTTTGGGTGGCTGCAACCAGGAACGGTGCGGGCAGCGGGCGGGCGGCACCGTCCACGGAGACCTGCCGCTCCTCCATGGCTTCGAGCAATGACGCCTGCGTTTTAGGCGGCGTACGGTTGATTTCGTCGGCGAGCAGGAGGTTGGTGAACACGGGACCCTCGCGGAACGAGAATTCCGAGGTGTGCGAGTCGTAGACCAGGGACCCGGTGACGTCGCCGGGCATGAGATCGGGGGTGAACTGTATCCTCTTGGTGTCAAGGCTGAGGGCTGCGGACAGTGCACGGACCAGCAGGGTCTTGGCCACGCCGGGCACACCCTCCAGCAGGACATGCCCCTGTGACAGCAGGGCGATCAGCAGGCCCGTGACGGTGGCGTCCTGCCCCACCACGGCCTTTGCCACCTCATGGCGTACGTCCAGGAGGGCCTGCCGAGCTGAAGCATGTCCGGCGGAACCCTGCCCGTTGGAATCAAGGACCCGGGGCCCGCTGCCTTGTTCGCTCATCGGCTACTGACCTCTTTCTCTAGGGTGTTCAGTTCCTGCGCCCAGGCCACAAGCCGTGCCTCCGTGGGCGGGTGTTCGTTCAGGAGTTCCTTGATGCCTTGCGACGGCCGGGACAGGAACCGGGCCACCGCCTCCGCGGCCTCATCAGCGGTGGCTTCCGGACCCAGGCGGAGTTTCCTGGCCAACCGCACGAGTGTCCCGGCACGGAGGTTGTCCCGTGCCTGCCCGATGGCGCGGGCCTCCTGGTACAGCCGGGCCCTTCCTTCGGCTGTTTCCACTGCCTTGACCACCACGGGCAGCGGTTCGAATACGAGCGGTCCATGCCGCCTGCCGCGCCACAGGATGGCGGCCAGTGCCACCAGCGCAAGCCACAGCCCGATGAAGCGTGACCAGTCCGGAGCGAGCTCACTAAGTGTCTGGGGGGAACCGGTGGTATCCAGATCCTCAAGGGACGGGAGATACCACACCAGGTCCGCCGAGCTGCCCAGCGTGCGGAGAGCCAAGGCGGCGTTGCCCAGTTCGTCGAGTTTTTCGTTGCTGAGGATGGCCGTACTCCCCAGGACGGTGACGCGGCCATCGCCACTGACCGTCAGTAGCCCGGCGCTGGTACCGGCGGGCCGGTAACAGGACGTCCCGCCGTCGTACACGAAGCCCGATGTTCCGGTGACCTGGCCGGCGGCCCCGGCATCAGGCAGGGAACAATCCGGCTCGAGTACCGGTGCCGACTCGGGCACAACACCGGCCTGCGTGATGCTGCTGTCCAGGGCGCCCAGCGTCTGGAGGCGGGGCGAAATCACCACCACCCGCTGGGCGGCGTCGATCAGGTCAGAGAGCCGCTGGTCATCCAGGTACCCGTTCCTGTCGTAGAGCAGGAGGGTGGGGAAGTCGCTGTCTTCCAACGCCGCCATGGCCTCTTCGAAGCGGTCGACGCCCTTGACGTTTACGCCGTGCCGGCCGAGGATCTCGCTGACGGCACGTGCCCCCTCCGGTCCCGGGTTATGGACGGAGAGGGAAACACCGTCCCCCTTTGGCGCAAGCTGCCCCCAGATCACCATGCCCAGTGCAGTGGCCACAACGGCTGCGAGGGCCGCCAGCCCGCGGTGCTGCCGGAGCCAGCGGATGGGACTCCTGCGCACCGCGGACCGGGAATCCTGGCTGGTGCTTCGATCTACAGTGTTTTGTTCTCCAGCGACGTCCTGCAGCGCTTCGGTCATGGCAGCGCCGCCGTGTCCAGCCCCGCATCCTGGCGTACGGGACGGGCCGCCTCGAGATCTGTGTCCAGTCTTTTCATTGCCGCGTAGTCTTGGCTGCCCGGCGTCCAATTCCCGTAGCGGACTGCGTCGAAGGTCCGGGCGGCGTGGTCCAGGCGCGCGGCCTCCGCCGGGAAGGGCCGCGACAGGGCGAAGGCGGCTTCATCCGCGGTCCGGCCAGGCTGGGGTTCCAGCACCACACGGTCTTCGGCTGAGCGGACCACTGCACGGAAGCGGTCGACGACGGCGTCCCCCCACTTTCCTGCCGCGGCCGAAGCGTCAGCGCGCTGCCGGTAGTCCGGGGCAGTGAGTGCGTTGTCCGGCTCAAAGACTTCCTTGGCCTGCCGGGCTTTGGGGTTCAGGCGGGGCCGGGCGAGGATCACGGCGACGGCGATGACCACGGCGATCACAATCCCAATGACGGGGCTGGGCACGGGGGCATCGGCTCCCGCCGGTCCGTCCAGGGACTGCAGCCAGTCCAGGAAGCTGCGCCAGAGCGAGTCAAGCCAGCCGGGCTCGGCTTCCCGGTATTCGGATTTGGCCAGTTCCTCCGCGGCCCAGCGGCGGGCTTCCTCCGCCGAGGGCAGCACAGGAGGCTCAGCGGACATCCGGCCAAACCCCGGGCCGCCCGGTTCCGGGAACCGGTCCCGGCCTGGCGGCACGCATTCCGCGGCCCGGTATGACATCCGGATCTGCACCCGTTTCCAGTTGGCGGAGCAGCGCGATGTCCAGGCCGTCCTTACGCATCCGCAGATCCATGTAGATCAAGGCCATCACCGACGTCTGGAAGGCATACCCCACAGCCCCCACCAGGGCGCCGACGACGGCAGTGGCCACCCCTACTGCAACTGCAACGGCGATTTCCTGCTCGCTGCCGGCATGCGGGGACAAGAAGCCGGAGAGCATCGAGGGCAGCAGGCTCACCGGGATCATGACCACCTGCCCGATGACGCCCACCATGATGCCCACCACCAGGGTGATACCCAGGATCCGCCACCAGTTGGCGCGGGTCAGCGACCACGAACGCCGCAGGGCATCGAGGGCGCCCAGCTCTTCAATGACGACGGCGGCGGGCGCCACCATCAGCTTGATATAGATCCACAGGAGCAAGGCAAAAACAGCAGGAATCATAGGGATGAGGAGGAAGATCCCGGCCCGTTCCCTGGTGGCGATCACCGCCACGACAAGGGCTGCCGGCAGCAGCAGCGCCAGCATTCCCGCCAGCATCATCAGCGCCGCCAGGCGGGTCAGCGCCCAGGCCCGCGAACGTGCCAGGACCCACATCTGCCGGAAACCCGTGGGGCGGTTAAGGATGGACCGTGCGACCGGCACCACCATGGCCCCCTGGAGGACGGCCGAGATGAACATGGTCAGGACTGACACCAGCAGGACGGCGGCCAGGAACCCCAGGCCCAAGGAGGCGAAGTCGGCGGGGCTGGCGCTCTCCGCCCAGGCTTCGATGGAGACCATGGAGGTTGCGGTGACGGCAGTGATCACCGCGGCAAGGATCGCAGCAAAAGACTGGGCAATGAGGGAAGCGCCGAGCATGGCTTTGGCGTTCCGTCTGATTGTCTGGAATGAGCCGTCCAGGATCTCACCGAACATCAGGGGGCGGAGCGGGACGATCCCCGGTTTGGGCGGCGCCACATAGCGGGGCTGGCCGTAGGGGTTGGCGGGAGGCTGGCCGAAACCAGGCTGGCCGTAGGGGGAGCCAGGGTATGGCGGCGGGGGCGAACCCCAGTGCTGCTGCCCCTGCGGCTGTCCCCAGGCCGGCGGCGCGCCCCAGCCAGGTTGCTGGCCCCACTGGGGCTGCTGACCCTGTTCGGGCGGCTGCCCCCATGCGGGCTGCTGCCCGCCGGAGCCCTGGGGCCGCTCCGCGCCCGGATCCTGTTCTGACACCCGTGTTCCTTCCCCCTGCAGCAGTGCCTCCGCAGCCAGGCCCGGTCCGCGACAGAACGGTGGGCACCGGGAACCGCCGGCAATGCTCCCAGCCTATAGTTCCGTGGGCACGGCTACCTAGCGTTCCGCCATGCCGCAACGCCCTGAACAGGACAAAGCCTGTCTGATAAGGGAATATATAACTATGAAGGCACGCATTCTGGTGGTAGACGACGACGAAGCACTGGCCGAGATGATTGGAATTGTTCTTCGCAATGACGGCTTCGAACCAGTCTTCTGCGCTGACGGCGCCAAAGCGCTCGACGTTTTCCGTTCATCCAGGCCTGACCTTGTCCTGCTGGACCTGATGCTTCCCGGCGTCGACGGTATCGAGGTCTGCCGGCAGATCCGCTCGGAGTCGGACGTGCCCATTGTGATGCTGACCGCCAAATCGGACACCTCCGACGTCGTCCGCGGGCTTGAATCAGGCGCTGACGACTACGTTCCCAAGCCCTTCAAACCGGCCGAACTCGTGGCGCGCGTGCGCGCCCGGCTGCGTCCCGGCGACCAGAAGGCCCCGGAAACCCTCAAAATCGCCGACATCACCATCGACGTCGCAGGCCACACGGTCAGCCGGGGCAATGAGCGGATTTCCCTGACGCCCCTGGAGTTCGACCTCCTGGTGGCCCTCGCCCGCAAACCGTGGCAGGTGTTCACCCGCGAGCTGCTGCTTGAGCAGGTCTGGGGCTACCGCCACGCCGCCGACACGCGGCTGGTCAATGTCCATGTCCAGCGCCTCCGGTCCAAAATCGAGCAGGATCCGGAAGCTCCGGAAGTTGTCTTAACGGTGCGTGGTGTCGGCTACAAAGCAGGGGCCTGACCCCGCAGTTCCCCCCGGGGGACCTGCACACGAACCCGCCACGGAAAGTTCTGCCGAACAACCTGGCGGGCACCACCGGCCTGAGCACCACAACGCTCCAGAACACACCGATGCCCGCACTGCAGGCTTCCAGCGGCTGTCCCTCCAGGCCAGGATCTGGCAGCGCCGTGCCCTGATTGTCAGCCTTCGCGTCGCGCGGCTGGTGCGGACCGGATTCCGGAAGTTCCTCCCGGCCCTCCGGTACATGGGGCGCGCGCTGCACCGGCGGTGGCGCCGGTCCCTGCAGTTCCGCACGGTCCTGACCACCCTGCTCCTGGCCATCACGTCCTTCGCCGTAGTGGGCGCTTATCTTTCGAACCAGATCGCCAACAACCTCTTCCAGGAGCGGCTGACCCAGGCGGAGTCCGAGACACGCTACAACGTCAAGCAGGTGCAGGACACGTTCGACGGCGCCCAGGTCACCGACCAGTCCAGCGTGATCACCCTGGTGTACGACACACTGAACGCCGTGGAGGGCCGCGGCTCGGTCATCCAGCGGAGGTACGTGTTCGAGGCCATGCCCGAACAGACCAAGCCGCGGAACCGCTGGGTGGAATCACGGGCATCGGACCAGCTGACCGTCAGCGTCATCCCGCCGGAACTGCGCAAGGCCGTCCAGGAATCCGGGAAAGACCAGTACTGGGCCTCAACCGTTATCCCGGTAGGCACTGAGGACCGCCCCGGCATCGCCGTGGGAAACAAGGTGACCTTTAACGGCACCGTCTATGAGCTGTACCTGATTTACGACCTCAACACCGCCCAGCAGACCCTGAACGAAATCCAAAGCGTATTGTGGGCCGGCGGAGCGGTGCTGGTCCTGATGATCGGCGCCATCGCCTGGTATGTGACGCGCAATGTGGTCAGCCCGGTGAGCCATGCCGCGATGGTCTCCGAAAAACTCGCCGCCGGCCAACTGCAGGAACGGATGGTGGTCCGGGGCGAGGACGAGGTGGCACGCCTTGGTGCCTCCTTCAACCACATGGCTGCCAGCCTCCAGGAACAGATCACCCAGCTGGCTACCTTGTCCCAGATGCAGCAGCGCTTCGTCTCCGACGTTTCGCATGAACTGAGGACGCCGTTGACCACTGTCCGGATGGCCGCGGAAGTGCTGTACGACGCACGGGACGATTTCGACCCCATCAACAAGCGCTCGGCAGAACTCCTCTACAACCAGGTGGAGCGGTTCCAGTCCCTCCTTTCGGACCTTCTGGAAATTTCCCGCTTCGACGCCGGCGTGGCCATGCTCGATGCCGAGCCGGAAGACATCCTGCAGGTGGTGGCCCACGTGATTGAAGGTGCAGCCCCCGTCGCGGCCGAATATGGCTCCGAGATTATCCTTAGCGCCCCGGCAGGAGCCATCATCGTCGAAATGGACGCCCGCCGGATCGACCGCATCCTGCGAAACCTCATACTCAACGCCGTGGAACACGGAGAGGGGAAGCCGGTGACGGTCTCCGTGGGAGCCAGTCAGACCGCCGTCGGCATCGCCGTACGCGACCACGGGATCGGCATGGCGCCCGCGGAAGCCGCGCGCGTCTTTGACAGGTTCTGGCGCGCCGACCCTGCCCGTGCCCGCACTACCGGCGGCAGCGGCCTTGGGCTTTCCATCGCGATGGAGGACACCAAGCTCCACAACGGGTGGCTGCAGGCATGGGGCAAGAAGGGGAGCGGTGCCAACTTCAGGCTGACGCTGCCGTTGCGCCAGGGGGAAGAAATCGACAAGTCGCCCGTGCAGCTGGAACCGGAGGACATCACCATCCCTGGCGAAACAGACAACAGGAACATGCTGGTCCTTGAGGCCGGCACTCCGCTTGCTCCGGCGGCCTCAAAGGACACTCCATGACGGGCCGTACCCCGCCCAGGGCCAGGCTGGCCGCTTCGCTGCTGGTGGTCCTGCTGGCACTGCTGGCCGGTTGCGCGCGGATTCCCACGTCCGGCCCGGTGGGCAAAAGCAGCGAGGGCAGCGCCGGCAACCTCAGCGCACCCGTGTTCCTGCCGGCAGCGCCGCAGCCCGGCGCGTCACCGGAAACCATCATTGACTACTTTTACCGTGCCGGCAGCGGCTACGAGGACGACTACGCCGTCGCACGCCAGTATCTGACCCAGGCTTCCTCCGTCTCGTGGAAGCCGGACCAGCGCGCCCTCGTTTACCGGGAAGCCAAGGTAGTGGCGGGTGAGGCCGAAAATGTCTACAACTACGAGCTCGACGTCGCTTACACCGTGGATTCCGATGGGATAGCAACGCAGTCACCGAAAGGAACCATCGAAAAAATCCCCGTCACTGTCACTCAGGTGGACGGGCAGTGGCGCATTTCGGCCCTGCCGGACGGGACAGCCATCGCCGAAGAAACCTTCAAGGTGATCTACGGCGCGTACCCCATCTACTTCTATGACCCCACGTTCACCTACGCCGTGCCGGACGTGCGCTGGTTTATCAAGAACAAGACCGTCAAGGCGATGACCAGTGCGCTGCTCGCGGGGCCGGCGCCGTACCTGCGGGGCGCCGTGGCCAGCGCCTTCCCCTCGGGGATCAAGCTGGCCCGGGAATCAGTACCCGTTGTCTCCGGTGCAGCCCAGGTGGACCTGACGGCCAAGGAACTGACGGAAACCTCGCCCGAGGACCGGCTGCGGATGCAGATGCAACTGACATTGACCTTCCGCAGCCAGCCGGACGTAGTCAACGTTGAGCTCCGCGCAAACCAGGACCTGGTCCGGGTCGAGGACAATGGCTCGGTCCTGCCGCCGGTAGTGGATAAGAGTGTGCCGTCGCGGCAGATTGCGGTCAGCG harbors:
- a CDS encoding ABC transporter ATP-binding protein, translating into MTINIDPSPAHQADAGHPVLDIDHLRVTFATDAGDVQAVKDVSLEVRKGEVLAIVGESGSGKTVTAKTILGLLPETATSSGTVLINGANVISVSAARLRQIRGRDVAMVFQEPSTALNPVFTVGWQIAEGIRAHAGSGGGKRVSAKAAKSRAIEALRKVGIPDPEHRVNYYPHQFSGGQKQRVVIAAALALNPGLIVADEPTTALDVTVQAEILELLRDLRDKYGTSIVLITHNMGVVADLADRVVVMYQGDVVEEAPARTLFAEPREDYTRKLLAAVPHLGHNSASEGLTTRAHQDEDILVEATDLTIEYPGRLGTPAFKAVDGVSFTLSRGEVFGLVGESGSGKTTIGRAIAGLNRTTGGSLKVLGYEMLNLRERTFKPLRKDIGFVFQDPAASFNPQLTIGECIAEPMVIHTRPSPAQARKRVGELLESVQLPASYAGRYPHELSGGQRQRASLARALSLNPRLLIADEPTSALDVSVQAKVLELFRDIQQEFGFACLFISHDLAVVDILSQWVGVLYKGRLVEQGIGSQVMGNPQHDYTRRLIASLPVPDPQEQAKRREENRALLGI
- a CDS encoding chorismate mutase; this translates as MTQHNPHAPDSDDYDPSASSLAGQVDKSVMAELLSIRSSIDNIDATLVYLLAERFKATQKVGFLKAAHRLPAGDPGREAAQIARLRTLAEDAHLDPAFAEKFLNFIIGEVIRHHEAIAEDHEAASGQHPQASALA
- a CDS encoding DUF4166 domain-containing protein; the encoded protein is MNVPIYQQALGADYGRLQPELQEYFALAPGSGRYGVGEGIFDVVGCRQDWLRPLLRLTGSEEAFFPEYGEGIPFRIENHAHQDPFGRSSLTARREIRFPGRTRIFQDTTSVTRRASAPQLVDYVGRLRRLVTDLNLSVTPEGRLRGVSESSRLFLGPLRIPLPAALDAKAYAEQWWDPAEGSSGKHRIQVKVIQPHIGLVLVYAGSFDYRLRPYTSGSSAQSFLPRYAQPDRWENRV
- a CDS encoding DUF58 domain-containing protein; amino-acid sequence: MAISGRFVLLVLVGLVPVLLVPGWGTFFLVAGCLLALAALDLVLAGSPRRIRIIRRDPGNVTLHGTAESVLTVTNDGGRRLRGSLRDAWQPSAGAQNPLQDLDVPAGESRRVAVRLRPVRRGDLKAPHVTVRSFGPLLLAARQRTIERPGLLRVLPPFHSRQHLPSKLRKLRELDGKAAVQIRGAGTEFDSLRDYVRGDDVRSIDWRATARRSAVVVRTWRPERDRRVVMVLDTSRTSAARIGDEPRLDTGMEAALLLGVLAERGGDRVDFLAFDRRTRARAGSAGQGNLLGRLVQAMAPLEAELIELDWHAIPAQVRAVSAHRSLVVLLTSLEGGAPEEGLIPTAMQLARQHVVVVAAVRDPQLGLMLQERDNAAGVFRAAAAERALLQRAAVTAELRQHGVEVVDAEPQELPPRLADMYIRLKAAGRL
- a CDS encoding MoxR family ATPase gives rise to the protein MSEQGSGPRVLDSNGQGSAGHASARQALLDVRHEVAKAVVGQDATVTGLLIALLSQGHVLLEGVPGVAKTLLVRALSAALSLDTKRIQFTPDLMPGDVTGSLVYDSHTSEFSFREGPVFTNLLLADEINRTPPKTQASLLEAMEERQVSVDGAARPLPAPFLVAATQNPVEYEGTYPLPEAQLDRFLLKLTMPLPERRDEMEIIRRHAAGFDPRDLAAAGVRAVAGAADLERAREAVATVSVEPEIIGYIVDLVRATRSAPSFQLGVSPRGATALLNTSRAWAWLSGRSYVTPDDVKALALPCLRHRVALQPEAQMDGVRVDDVLGSILASVPVPR
- a CDS encoding DUF4350 domain-containing protein, whose protein sequence is MTEALQDVAGEQNTVDRSTSQDSRSAVRRSPIRWLRQHRGLAALAAVVATALGMVIWGQLAPKGDGVSLSVHNPGPEGARAVSEILGRHGVNVKGVDRFEEAMAALEDSDFPTLLLYDRNGYLDDQRLSDLIDAAQRVVVISPRLQTLGALDSSITQAGVVPESAPVLEPDCSLPDAGAAGQVTGTSGFVYDGGTSCYRPAGTSAGLLTVSGDGRVTVLGSTAILSNEKLDELGNAALALRTLGSSADLVWYLPSLEDLDTTGSPQTLSELAPDWSRFIGLWLALVALAAILWRGRRHGPLVFEPLPVVVKAVETAEGRARLYQEARAIGQARDNLRAGTLVRLARKLRLGPEATADEAAEAVARFLSRPSQGIKELLNEHPPTEARLVAWAQELNTLEKEVSSR
- a CDS encoding DUF4129 domain-containing protein; translation: MSAEPPVLPSAEEARRWAAEELAKSEYREAEPGWLDSLWRSFLDWLQSLDGPAGADAPVPSPVIGIVIAVVIAVAVILARPRLNPKARQAKEVFEPDNALTAPDYRQRADASAAAGKWGDAVVDRFRAVVRSAEDRVVLEPQPGRTADEAAFALSRPFPAEAARLDHAARTFDAVRYGNWTPGSQDYAAMKRLDTDLEAARPVRQDAGLDTAALP
- the mtrA gene encoding MtrAB system response regulator MtrA, translating into MKARILVVDDDEALAEMIGIVLRNDGFEPVFCADGAKALDVFRSSRPDLVLLDLMLPGVDGIEVCRQIRSESDVPIVMLTAKSDTSDVVRGLESGADDYVPKPFKPAELVARVRARLRPGDQKAPETLKIADITIDVAGHTVSRGNERISLTPLEFDLLVALARKPWQVFTRELLLEQVWGYRHAADTRLVNVHVQRLRSKIEQDPEAPEVVLTVRGVGYKAGA